From the genome of Mastomys coucha isolate ucsf_1 unplaced genomic scaffold, UCSF_Mcou_1 pScaffold6, whole genome shotgun sequence, one region includes:
- the LOC116080263 gene encoding cytochrome c oxidase subunit 8C, mitochondrial — protein MSRLRLFCSSLLRHRAVLFSKPGHSGRFSHSERPQNQDLSPMESAVGVVVFFTTCYIPMVYVLSNLKHFKGE, from the exons ATGTCTCGCCTGCGGCTGTTCTGCTCTTCACTCCTCCGCCACCGTGCAGTCCTGTTCTCGAAGCCTGGCCACTCGGGCCGCTTCAGCCACTCAGAAAGGCCACAAAACCAAGACCTGTCACCCATG gaGTCGGCTGTTGGAGTTGTCGTGTTTTTTACGACCTGTTACATCCCAATGGTGTATGTGCTGAGCAATCTGAAGCATTTCAAAGGTGAATAG